TGCCCCTTCCGGATTAGCGAAGATCTCCGATATTACGACTTCTTCACAGGGTGAGTCGGAGCTACTCCCTGTATCAGTCTCTTCATCGTCCTCAATTTCGTCCTGGGCCGTCGTGCAGGCCTGCTTGAGGCCGGGCTGCGGGGTTTCACTAACATGGAAATCGTGTGAATTATCTCGAGTATCGACTATATCGTCTCCATTAAAACAGCGATGGATCGACTGACCAGCTGCTGGTGGAGGGGCTGGAGCTCCGAGGTAATATTCCGGCATACCATAACCTACCATATCGACAACAGCAGCGGACTCATCTAATAGCTGTAGAGTACCGTCGTTATAATTAAGCCCTAAAGTCGACCCGAGCGTGATAAAAAAGTCCGCCTCAGCCAAGTAGCTCTCTCGACTGACGATAAAGTACTCACCCGGCTCTATCTCATAGTGTAGTTCAAGCGCAGGGTCGTCGTTAAATTCGGCGATGAACCGACTGCTACTACCACTTTTATTAGTGAACTTAAGCCGCCAACCGTCTAGCGATACTGTCATCTCACTTGCGTTGTACAGTTCGACAAATTCATCCGTACCAACTGAGCCGCCAGCATTATTCACGCCACGAGTTTGTAAGCCGCTAATTAATACGACGGGATCCTCAGGCAGCGGATCGGTGACGTCTTCACTGGCATAAATCTGGTTATTCACTGGCATAAGCCCCAGCGTTAAGACAGCAAATATAGGCAGTATAAGTTTCCCCATAAACTTCACAGCGTAATCTACTCTTTTTAATCTACCTGCTTACTTTTAGCGTATGGCACCGTTAAGAACTGGGTCAAATAATCTTCAAAAAGTGTCCGATCGGACACTTTTTGAAGATTATTATTGCAAGATCCGAGCTACAAATATGCGGACGTATTTTTCTAAGTCAGAGGCCCTACACTCCTGCTTCAAATATTGGCCATAGCGGTAGCGCGACACCCAGACACTTTTCTGTACTTGTTCGAATCCAAGCTCGCGGAGTAAAGTGCGGATGAAGCGTCGTTTATGCCGGTCCGTCTCCGGAATGTCGAACGCCACTACCAAGTAGCGGCCGTCTTTAAGCTTAGCTGGTTCACCTGCTTGCAGCTGACGCCGTCCTTCTTTGGTAAGTGACGGTCTGCGCTGCAAGTCGAGCTCTATCAGTCCTGATTTTACCGAGCGGTAGTAAGCCGACTGTAAGGTCTTTTTCTTGTATTTCGAGTGTTTTTCCAGTTCATTAAAGAACTTATTGGGTGTGAAAGACAACAGAAGATTAGGCCGTGTATACGGGATTAAAGCTTTGAGTATATAAGCCGTGCTGGGGCTTAAGCGCTTCATACTTTATTATCTTCAAAAAGTGTCCGATCGGTCAAATTCTGCAAATGAATTACCTAGTTAGAAGGGTTACACTATAGGGTTGTAGCGACGGAAGTTATGTTTGGTCACCCGCCAGAGGTAGACCATGAGTAGTGTGATTAGGACGTAGCTAATCGCTACAGCTGTGACGGAAAAGTTTAGTTCGCTAGTGGCATAGGGTGATAGGGCTAGCCAGTCGGTTACGGTCGTCATGCCGAGGAGTAAGGCGTAGGCCGGAGCACCAAAGATAGAGGCTAGAGAGGGAAGGAAGGCCGCTCCGAGACCGCTGAGTAGGGTCAGTCCCATTGTAATTGGGATGAAGGGTAGGAGTAGGAGGTTAGCCAGTAGTGCGAGTGGTGAATACTGGCCGAAGACGAGGGCTACGACAGGAAAGGTTGTAATCTGGGCTGCAATTGTGCCGACAGCTATATGGCGAACGGCTCCAGGTTCTTTGTCCGAACCCCAGAAGAAGTCGTGCAATAAAGGTGCTAGGATGATTACGCCGGTAAAAGCGGTGAAAGAGAGGAACCAGCCGATGTCACCCCAGATAACCGCCGGATCGATCAAGACAGTTGTGGCTGCAACAGATAGTAGTAATACTATCGGGTGAATCTGTCGGCCATAGTACCAAGCTAGTAAACTTAAACTGGCTACGAGAGAAGCACGTACCATCGAGGTACTAAAGCCGGTTAGCAAAAGGAAGCTAGCGATCACCGTGAGGCTAAAGAAAGTGGTTAGGTATTTTGAGATCGGCCGGAGTAGTTTATGAAAGTAGCGGGTCACAATCGTGAGATGAAAACCACTAGCTACGACGATATGGGCCAGTCCAAGTAGTCGTAGCTGCTGGCTTATATCACCCGGCAGTAGTCCCCGCTGCCCGGTTAAGTAACTGACACCGAGCAGGGACTGTGGTTCGGGAATAGCTAGCCGGACATAGTCGGTGAATCGATCTCGGACACGCCGCGCAATATCTCCAGGGCTAGGCCTGATAGCTTCAATTAGAGTGGCGCGGAAGAGGGTGGCGGACATCGAACCGAAACCAGGCTCGAGCTGACCCTTGAGCTGAATGTGATCACCGCGCTTGAGTTCTATTTGGGTCATGGTGCTTGTCCAGACCTCACCTGGGAGCCGGCGGCCGTCGATAGTTATGTGGTTGAGACGGAGCTGGAGCTCGCCGCGACTACTGTAGGTGGTGTCATCGGCTATATGTCCACTGAGATGAACCATCTGGCCAAAGTAAGGTTCATACTTAGCTAGACGACTATCTGCTACAGAGCCGGAGTATAGACCGAGAATGAGGCCACTAATGAATGCGCCGATAACTAACCACCGCTGGCGCCCTAGCAACAGTGGTAATAGTAGAGCTATCACCACTAAGAGCCAGCGACTGTCCGTAAAAGTATAGTCGGTTAGCACTGGAATTAATGCCGTCCCAGCTAGGATGCCGGCCGCTAGGCCCGTTAGATGCCATGAAAAGTGCAGGGGCTTATTGAGTAGAGTGCTTAATTCAACCTGCCGCATCTATCGGTTCTTCGATTGGTAGTACCTGGAGCGGGCAGGTGTTAAGTACGCGCCGCATCGCAGCTAGTTCAGTTCGAGTGATCCAGAGTAGATACTTTAGCTTGATGGCAGTTTGACGGGCTACGTAACGGCAGCGATAGTTTGGGTGCGGCAGCCAATGGGCGGCATCGGCATCACCTTTATCCATATTAGCTTCTGCTGAGGTAGCGATTAAGTTTAGGGGGTCGTTGTAAAAGGTGTGACGCTCGGCCGCGCTTAGGTCCTGGGCTCCCTTGCGCCAGGCATCAGAAACGGCGACGATATGGTCGATGTGTACCGTATCGGTCTGATTACCGTAGATGAACCCGACTTCAGTCTCGGTATAAGGGTCAGGATTAAGTGTACCGGCTAGAACCTGGCAATTATCAGCATCTAAGATAATATTTCTCAGATCACGCTGAAGAATACGGTTACGCATATCGCAGCCGTCGACTATGGCCCAGCCTGGGCTGAACCGTTCCCGACTGTAGCCGTGACGCGAGAGAGGGTCGGCTACAGGTAGGGTTTGGAGCGCATCACTGGCTAGCTGGTAGGGTGTATCAGGATCAAGCGGTAACTCGGATGCGGGTGCATTCTCACCGCTAGAGAACCAGTCAAGCGAGTTGAGATTTGTAAGGCTAATGTAGATGAGTAGCAGTAGCATGAGCAGTGCAACGGCTGAGAAACGCCGGCGTCGGGCAATGTAGGTGGATTGATCATCGTTCATAATGAGCGATCGTACTCGTTAGCTACCTTACTAATATTATGGAGTACTAGGTAACTATAATTCAAATTGAGCGGCCATCTAGTAGGTAGAAGCCGGTGGTAGATCGAAGAACTCTTCCAGAGTTGGGTTGTCTTGTCGGTGTAGCTCTCTTGCTAGTTCAGTCCCAACGTAGCGGAAGTGCCATGGCTCGTAGCTGTAGCCGGTAATGTCGGCCATCCCTTCACGGTAGCGGAGGATGAAGCCGTACTCATGGGCGTGAGCAGCTAGCCACTGACCTTCGGCGGTTTCATCGAAACAAGCTTCGATGAAACATTCGCCATCACGACGGACAAAATCGACGGCTAGGCCGCTCTGATGCTCGCTGTGGCCGGGACGAGCACTGAAAGTGTCGGCCGCTGTCTGGCCTTCGCGTTCGACATATAGATTATAGATGCCACTTTGGTAACTAGCGGAGCGGTAAGCACTACCGAGGGCGAGTTGAAGTCCCTCGCTGGTAGCGCTGGCTACCAGAGCTTTGAGGTGATCTGTAATCCGGCTGTCGACCTGCATGTTTTCTGCGTCACTTGGGCCGTAGAGTGGGATATCGGGTGTGGTGAGGTGAGGGACATAGCTTTCCGGTAGAGGGCGCTGTTTGTTGACGATGAACCAGAGGCTACCTGGTTCATCGAGTGAGTAAAGTTCACGGTCAAACGCTGCACTCTCGGCGTCTGGATTATTAGGGTCAGAGTTCGGAGAAGCTGCGCGCTCGACGAAGTACCAGCTTACAAGTCCAAGTAGGACAATTAGTCCGATGACTAAAGGAAAATGCGATCTGGTTTTTGTTTGTTTGATTGGTGGGCGCATGGAGTTAGATTATAGGGGATTGAAGCCAGCCTGCAAGCGGTGTGTAGTTGACATAATAGAGAGAAATATGTATAAAAAGTAAGTCTATACTTGATATAGTGCTGCTTGAAATAGAGTTAAGGTGAGTGAAATTTGAAGAGGGTTGAGTGGTTTTGGGCTTAAAGTCACCCAACCCTCTTCAAATTAGGAGGGTTAGTCGATCCTAGGTGAAAATCTAGGGAGAGGATATCGATCATGCCCATCACTGATCTCGCTACCAATCCCTTCTGGCTGCTGTTCTATAGCACCGGTCAGCTGGCAGGTGTCATCGCTATCGCCCTGGTGGTCGTATTCCTGCGCGCCCTATGGGTGAAGAGGAAGGTCACGCTTCTGTCCGTCAGCTACCTTGGTGCCGCCGGCGTCATGGGCCTCGCTACCTACGAGCTGTCCGCGTTCAGGATGCGATCACCGCTCGGGCCTATCCCAGGAGTAGCAGTCTTACTGCTGATCCTGTTGGTCGTGCTTGGCGGCAGACTCGTGCACGAGTCTGTGAACCAACAGCTGATCGGGTTGATGGTGACCTTCTTCATGGTGCTGGTTACTGCCGCCATGCTGGCTGAGCTACTGCCTGTAGGTATGGGCTCGGTGGCATTGGCCAACCTGCTGCTGTGGTTGGCGCTTCTGTTGGGGCTTGCGACGCTCTTGGTCCACTTCCGGCAACGACAGAGTCGAGACTCCCAGATCGCTCCTCGCAGTGGGTCACATCGGCGCGACACCTCTGGCTCCCGGATCGTCGATCAGTCGGCCTGAGACCCTCGCTAGTGCGGACGAGACGGCTCTTTGAGTCTGTACTCGTCCGCACTAGCGGAACTACTTAAGTTACATAACCTTATTTTTTATGCTTACTTCTTTATAACTAATTTATTACGCTTAAGCTGGACTGACTCAGCGTTCTTTGCTATATTTCAGCCTAGTTTCAATAACAAAAAGAGTCCGTCTTATGAATCGACCGAGTCAGAGCACACAGATTATCGGCATTATCCTTATTCTCATGACGGTGGTGGTCTTAGCAGTGGTGGGCTGGATGTGGCTTGAGGCGGCCGAGTCTAGTCGTCAAGTCGATAACACTCCCAGCGAGAATACTACCTTAGCTACCGAGTACACGTCAGAGTCTGGGGTGAAGGTTCGGGTGACTGCCCCGGAGAGTGGGGTAGTAGTATCCTCCCCGCTAGTAGTCCGAGGCGAAGTTCCAGGTAACTGGTCGTTTGAAGCCAGTTTTCCAGTGCGATTGCTGGATGAGGAGGGCGTTGAATTGGCAACCGCTATCGCGACTTTGGAAGATGACTGGATGACGGAAGAGCTAGTATCTTTTAGTGCTGAGCTGGAATTTGATGCACCTGAGAGCGAGCGCGGTACCCTGGTACTTGAGAAGAGTAATCCGAGCGGTTTGGCTGCCCAAGCCGATAAAGTCACACTGCCGCTGCGTTTCTAGCTTGCTGCTCCGGCTGAACTCGGTTTAGTCTGTTCGATAATCTTAATGATCTCATCGAAATCATCGGTTAAGGTATAGAGCTGAGTGTCGTTCTCTCCGATGGTTTGATTTTGTTTTTGCAGAGTGGTTTCGATGTAATCTAGTAGCGGCTGCCAAAAACTACTACCCACCAGAATGATAGGAATCGGTTTAATCTTTCCAGTCTGCTTCAAAGTTAAAATTTCGAAGAATTCGTCCATAGTACCGAATCCGCCCGGGAAGTAAACGTAGGCTCGGGCAGCGAAGGCGAGGGCGACTTTACGACTGAAAAAGTAGTAGAAGTCGCTGGAGTGAGTGACGAATTCATTTGTCACTTGTTCGTAAGGCAGCTCTATCGTCATACCGACCGAGTCGCCGTTAACATCGTGTGCCCCACGGTTAGCGGCCTCCATAATACCGCGACCACCACCACTGACTATAGTGATGCCTAGCTCTTGAGCGATTCGCTTAGCTAGGTGACGTGCTTGCTGATAGTACTCGTTATGCTCGTCGAAACGGGCCGAGCCGAAGAAAGATACGGTATTGGGGTGGTTCTGGATGATGCGAAAGCCGCTTTCAAAGTCAGAGTGGATCCGTTTCATACGGATACGAATGTCATCGTTGCTGAGTGCCCGAATCTCACGATCCTCACGTTCGGCTACGGTGCGAAGGGAGGAGTGGCGCCGGCTACTGGGCTGGAAAATCTGTTTGAGTTTTTTCTTCATATCTATTTTTTACACTTTAGGTTAGCTAGCGTTATGGTAGCAGATTACCGTCCTAAGATAAAAGAGTCTTTTCTCGCTTCAATAACTTGAATGCGTTAATATGGGGTGAGAAGTAAACATAAGCAGAAAAGTGAACTCATCCGTGAAGGCCTATTACCAACAGTCTACTACTGAGCTCTATGAGCAGCTTAAGACCGGCGAGCATGGGCTCAGCAGCGCTGAGGCTACCGCACGGCTAGCTGAGTACGGTCCTAATACTATTCAGGTAGAGACGGAATCGCTCTGGCATAAGCTCAGCGAACCGTTTCGGAGTGTCTTCATGTTGATCTTAGCGATTGCAGCCGGAGCCAGTCTTGCGACTAATGAGCAGCTCGATGCGGTGATAATTTTTGCCATTATCGTGATATCGGTCGTAATCTACTACTTACAGCGGTTCTCGGCCGATCGGGTATTGCGAGCACTGGAGCAGACTGACCGTCAGCTGATTAAGGTTTTCCGCGACGGAGTCGAGCATGAACTGCCGGTAGAGCAGTTGGTGCCCGGGGATGTGGTCGAGCTACATGAAGGAGAGAAAGTGCCGGCCGATGCGCGCTTAGTCACAGCCGATAACGTTCGGAGTGATGAGGCGCTACTCACCGGCGAATCGGCACCGGTCGCAAAAGTCATCCAGCCAGCCCGGGCGAAAAAACAGGTGTACGATCAGACCAATATGTTGTTTCGCGGTGCCTTCATAGTTTCTGGGACGGCTGTGGCAGTAGTAGTAGCCACTGGAAACGCTACAGAGTTCGGCCAAATCGCAGCCCTCTCTCGGCGTACCGACTTAACTAGTCCGGTTCGGGCTAAAATCGAC
Above is a genomic segment from Candidatus Saccharimonadales bacterium containing:
- a CDS encoding Gmad2 immunoglobulin-like domain-containing protein, translating into MNRPSQSTQIIGIILILMTVVVLAVVGWMWLEAAESSRQVDNTPSENTTLATEYTSESGVKVRVTAPESGVVVSSPLVVRGEVPGNWSFEASFPVRLLDEEGVELATAIATLEDDWMTEELVSFSAELEFDAPESERGTLVLEKSNPSGLAAQADKVTLPLRF
- the cas2 gene encoding CRISPR-associated endonuclease Cas2, which gives rise to MKRLSPSTAYILKALIPYTRPNLLLSFTPNKFFNELEKHSKYKKKTLQSAYYRSVKSGLIELDLQRRPSLTKEGRRQLQAGEPAKLKDGRYLVVAFDIPETDRHKRRFIRTLLRELGFEQVQKSVWVSRYRYGQYLKQECRASDLEKYVRIFVARILQ
- a CDS encoding TIGR00730 family Rossman fold protein; the encoded protein is MKKKLKQIFQPSSRRHSSLRTVAEREDREIRALSNDDIRIRMKRIHSDFESGFRIIQNHPNTVSFFGSARFDEHNEYYQQARHLAKRIAQELGITIVSGGGRGIMEAANRGAHDVNGDSVGMTIELPYEQVTNEFVTHSSDFYYFFSRKVALAFAARAYVYFPGGFGTMDEFFEILTLKQTGKIKPIPIILVGSSFWQPLLDYIETTLQKQNQTIGENDTQLYTLTDDFDEIIKIIEQTKPSSAGAAS
- a CDS encoding ComEC/Rec2 family competence protein, coding for MRQVELSTLLNKPLHFSWHLTGLAAGILAGTALIPVLTDYTFTDSRWLLVVIALLLPLLLGRQRWLVIGAFISGLILGLYSGSVADSRLAKYEPYFGQMVHLSGHIADDTTYSSRGELQLRLNHITIDGRRLPGEVWTSTMTQIELKRGDHIQLKGQLEPGFGSMSATLFRATLIEAIRPSPGDIARRVRDRFTDYVRLAIPEPQSLLGVSYLTGQRGLLPGDISQQLRLLGLAHIVVASGFHLTIVTRYFHKLLRPISKYLTTFFSLTVIASFLLLTGFSTSMVRASLVASLSLLAWYYGRQIHPIVLLLSVAATTVLIDPAVIWGDIGWFLSFTAFTGVIILAPLLHDFFWGSDKEPGAVRHIAVGTIAAQITTFPVVALVFGQYSPLALLANLLLLPFIPITMGLTLLSGLGAAFLPSLASIFGAPAYALLLGMTTVTDWLALSPYATSELNFSVTAVAISYVLITLLMVYLWRVTKHNFRRYNPIV
- a CDS encoding HNH endonuclease family protein, coding for MNDDQSTYIARRRRFSAVALLMLLLLIYISLTNLNSLDWFSSGENAPASELPLDPDTPYQLASDALQTLPVADPLSRHGYSRERFSPGWAIVDGCDMRNRILQRDLRNIILDADNCQVLAGTLNPDPYTETEVGFIYGNQTDTVHIDHIVAVSDAWRKGAQDLSAAERHTFYNDPLNLIATSAEANMDKGDADAAHWLPHPNYRCRYVARQTAIKLKYLLWITRTELAAMRRVLNTCPLQVLPIEEPIDAAG
- a CDS encoding M15 family metallopeptidase; this encodes MRPPIKQTKTRSHFPLVIGLIVLLGLVSWYFVERAASPNSDPNNPDAESAAFDRELYSLDEPGSLWFIVNKQRPLPESYVPHLTTPDIPLYGPSDAENMQVDSRITDHLKALVASATSEGLQLALGSAYRSASYQSGIYNLYVEREGQTAADTFSARPGHSEHQSGLAVDFVRRDGECFIEACFDETAEGQWLAAHAHEYGFILRYREGMADITGYSYEPWHFRYVGTELARELHRQDNPTLEEFFDLPPASTY